In a single window of the Papaver somniferum cultivar HN1 chromosome 8, ASM357369v1, whole genome shotgun sequence genome:
- the LOC113304961 gene encoding polyamine oxidase-like yields MVSVLLIVIVIFLGLYDLPQTMAARAHTPTVIVVGAGMSGITAAKTLSDAGIKNILILEATNRIGGRIRKTNFAGVPVEVGASWVEGVNGEQVNPIWTLVNNICLRTFYSDVDQIASHTYTQIGGLYEESVAQEAYDAADERSAFSQHLSISLSCQGQEDISILDKFLMGVWGTNKMLTHVFPPNKFLEYVKQHPVLLLLRRSGHKRGRGLKT; encoded by the exons ATGGTTTCAGTTCTCCTAATAGTTATTGTAATATTCCTGGGTCTCTATGATCTGCCACAAACTATGGCTGCTCGAGCGCATACTCCAACTGTCATTGTGGTCGGAGCTGGCATGTCGG GGATAACGGCTGCAAAGACTTTATCTGATGCAGGGATAAAGAACATTTTGATACTGGAAGCAACTAACAGAATTGGTGGTCGTATCAGAAAGACTAACTTTGCAGGTGTACCCGTAGAGGTGGGTGCAAGCTGGGTCGAAGGGGTTAACGGGGAACAAGTAAATCCCATTTGGACTCTGGTGAACAACATCTGCCTCAGAACCTTTTACTCTGATGTCGACCAAATCGCGAGTCATACTTACACACAAAT AGGAGGGCTTTATGAAGAATCTGTAGCTCAGGAAGCGTACGATGCAGCAGATGAACGCTCGGCATTCAGCCAACATTTGTCGATTTCTTTGTCATGTCAAGGACAAGAAGATATCTCAATcttggataaatttttgatgggaGTATGGGGGACAAATAAGATGTTGACACATGTTTTTCCTCccaacaaatttt TGGAGTATGTTAAACAACACCCTGTATTACTACTTTTAAGGAGGAGTGGACATAAGAGGGGAAGAGGACTGAAGACCTAG